A window of Patagioenas fasciata isolate bPatFas1 chromosome 5, bPatFas1.hap1, whole genome shotgun sequence contains these coding sequences:
- the LOC136102281 gene encoding mucin-6 — MEEEYFLPTVLSKDSCSTWGGGHFSTFDKYQYDFTGTCNYIFATVCDETSPDFNIQLRRGLDKKIARIIIELGPSVIIVEKGSISVRSVGVIKLPYTSNGIQIAPYGRNVRLVAKMMEMELVVMWNNDDYLMVLTEKKYMGKTCGMCGNYDGYELNEFVSEGKLLDTYKFAALQKMDDPSEICLSEEISISTIPHKKYAVICSQLLNLVSPTCSVPKDGFVIRCQLDMQDCSEPGQNNCTCSTLSEYSRQCAMSHQMVFNWRTENFCSVGKCSANQIYEECGSPCIKTCSNPEYSCSSHCTYGCFCPEGTVLDDISKNRTCVHINQCPCTLNGKTYAPGETMKAACRTCKCTMGQWNCKDLPCPGRCSLEGGSYVTTFDSRSYRFHGVCTYILMKSSSLPHNGTLMAVYEKSGYSHSETSLSAVIYLSSKDKIVISQNELLTDDDELKRLPYRSGDITIFRQSSMYIQMYTTFGLELVVQTSPVFQAYVKVGSQFKGRTLGLCGNYNGDTTDDFLTSMDITEGTASLFVDSWRAGNCHPALERDTDPCALSQLNKISAETHCSILTKKGTVFEKCHAVVNPISFYKRCVYQACNYEETFPYICSALGSYARTCSSMGLILEHWRNSMDNCTIACTGNQTFSYNTQACDRTCLSLSNRALECHPTDIPIEGCHCPVGMYLNHKNECVRKSHCPCYLEDRKYILPDQSTITGGITCYCVNGRLSCTGKPQNPAESCKAPKKFVSCSDSLDNKYGAACAPTCQMLATGIECIPTKCESGCICADGLYENLDGRCVPAEDCPCEYGGLAYGKGEQIQTECEICTCTKGKWKCAQKSKCSSTCNLYGEGHITTFDGQRFVFDGNCEYILAMDGCSVNRPVSSFKIVTENVICGKTGVTCSRSISIYFGNLTLILRDETFTVSGENPGVRYNVKNNALHLMFDIIIPGKYNMTLIWNKHMNFFIKISRETQETICGLCGNYNGNMKDDFETRSKYVASNELEFVNSWKENPLCGDVYFVVDPCSKNPYRKAWAEKTCSIINSQVFSACHNKVNRMPYYEACVRDSCGCDIGGDCECMCDAIAVYAMACLDKGICIDWRTPEFCPVYCEYYNSHQKIGSGNAYSYGYNNGNCTWHYRPCNCPNQNYKYVNIEGCYNCSHDEYFDYEKERCMPCVMRSSTTSTLSTVPSSSSSATAVSTKTTNPTITSRITVPRTSSASHPVTIKSTTAREPTRAKTPTSKVVTAFTHKKITMPHIVLPLTTQKTTASASTSVTSKTSVSQEARPATSTEVMLTRISTSPSSPSAPSTLLSTWLPSTAMSTVSSTTEPTISPKPTASTTSTVKTSPLPSPASSPSPAVSSTWLSSSQPAFIHKKTTVPHIVPLLTTQKTTVSAFTSSTSKTSVSREARPATGTEVTLKRTSPSPSSLPAPSTSLSTQLPSAATSTVSSSISAPTTSPKSTPTTLKHRPSSTTSAPKESPAPESSTSSTAKTSPLPSPASSPSSTVSSTWLSSSHPAAFTHEKTSMPYIVPPLTTEKTTATSYTSSTSKTSYTREAKPATSTEVMLTRTSPSPSSSAAPSSPLSTQWPLATTSTVFSTSAPTTSPKSTPTTLKHRPSSTTTSAPKESPAPESSTTSTAKTSPLPSPASSPSSTVSSTWLSSSHPAAFTHKKTSMPHVVPPLITLKTTATTFTSSTSRTSVSREISPATSTEVTLTSMSPSPSSTHATSTPLSTQSPSASTSPVFSTSAPTTSPKPTPTTLKHRPSSTTTSAPKESPAPESSTPSTAKTSPLPSPASSPSSTVSSTWLSSSHPAFTHKKTTVPHVVPPLTTQKTTATTSTSSTSRTSVSREISPATSTEVTLTSMSPSPSSTPAPSSLSPSAATSPVFSTSAPTTSPKPTPTTLKHRPSSTTTSAPKESPAPESSTPSTAQTSPLSSPASSPSSTVSSTWPSSSHLGR, encoded by the exons ATGGAAGAGGAATACTTTTTGCCAACAG TTTTGAGCAAGGATTCCTGTTCTACCTGGGGCGGAGGGCATTTTTCAACCTTTGATAAATACCAGTATGACTTCACTGGGACCTGCAACTATATCTTTGCAACTGTTTGTGATGAAACCAGCCCAGACTTCAACATTCAGTTACGACGTGGCCTGGACAAAAAAATCGCAAGGATCATTATTGAGCTGGGACCTTCTGTGATCATTGTTGAGAAAGGCAGCATTTCTGTCAGGAGTGTTGG TGTCATTAAATTGCCTTACACCAGCAATGGAATTCAAATAGCACCCTATGGACGCAATGTCCGTCTGGTGGCCAAGATGATGGAGATGGAACTAGTTGTCATGTGGAACAATGATGACTATCTCATG gttttgactgaaaaaaaatatatgggaAAAACCTGTGGAATGTGTGGAAATTATGATGGTTATGAATTGAATGAATTTGTGAGTGAAG GTAAACTGCTGGATACATATAAATTTGCTGCATTACAAAAAATGGATGATCCATCAGAGATCTGCCTGTCTGAGGAGATATCAATCTCCACTATTCCTCATAAAAAATAC gCTGTGATCTGCTCTCAGCTACTTAACTTGGTGTCACCAACCTGCAGTGTGCCAAAAGATGGGTTTGTCATTCGTTGTCAGCTTGACATGCAGGACTGCAGTGAGCCAGGCCAAAACAATTGCACTTGCTCTACGCTGTCAGAGTATTCAAGGCAATGTGCTATGTCACATCAAATGGTGTTTAACTGGAGAACTGAAAACTTCTGCT CTGTGGGAAAATGTTCTGCTAACCAAATCTATGAGGAATGTGGTTCTCCATGTATTAAAACCTGTTCCAACCCAGAGTACAGCTGTTCCAGCCACTGTACCTATGGTTGCTTTTGTCCAGAAG GAACTGTTCTTGATGACATTTCAAAGAATCGAACATGTGTTCATATTAACCAGTGTCCATGTACACTGAATGGGAAAACATATGCTCCTGGTGAGACAATGAAAGCAGCATGTAGGACCTG TAAATGTACAATGGGTCAATGGAACTGCAAAGACTTGCCCTGCCCTGGAAGGTGTTCACTGGAAGGAGGCTCCTATGTTACCACATTTGATTCTAGATCATACAGGTTCCATGGGGTTTGCACTTACATTCTTATGAAG AGTTCCAGCCTGCCACACAACGGAACCCTAATGGCTGTATATGAAAAGTCTGGTTATTCTCATTCTGAGACATCACTTAGTGCTGTAATCTACCTGTCTTCAAAA GACAAAATTGTGATTTCTCAGAATGAACTCCTTACTGATGATGATGAACTTAAGCGACTGCCTTACAGATCAG GAGACATCACTATTTTCAGACAGTCCTCGATGTACATTCAAATGTATACGACCTTCGGGCTGGAACTTGTAGTTCAAACCTCACCTGTGTTCCAAGCCTATGTGAAAGTTGGATCACAATTCAAAGGCAGAACCCTAG GTTTGTGTGGCAATTACAATGGAGACACTACAGATGACTTCTTGACTAGCATGGATATCACCGAAGGGACAGCCTCCCTGTTTGTAGATTCCTGGAGGGCGGGAAATTGCCATCCTGCTTTAGAGAGAGATACTGACCCTTGTGCTTTGAGTCAACTCAACA AGATATCTGCTGAGACTCATTGTTCCATTCTTACTAAGAAGGGTACAGTGTTCGAGAAATGCCATGCTGTGGTTAACCCTATTTCTTTCTACAAG AGATGTGTCTACCAAGCCTGTAATTATGAAGAGACCTTTCCTTATATTTGTTCTGCTCTGGGATCATATGCACGAACATGCAGTTCAATGGGTTTAATCCTTGAACACTGGAGAAACAGTATGGACAATTGTA CCATTGCTTGTACTGGCAATCAAACATTCAGCTACAACACTCAGGCATGTGACAGGACATGCTTGTCACTCTCCAACCGGGCCCTGGAATGTCATCCAACTGACATCCCTATTGAAGGCTGCCATTGTCCTGTAGGAATGTACTTGAACCACAAGAATGAGTGTGTACGTAAATCTCATTGTCCATGCTATTTAGAAGACAGAAAGTACATCTTGCCTGACCAGTCAACAATAACTGGTGGGATTACCTG cTACTGCGTTAATGGGAGGCTAAGTTGCACAGGCAAACCTCAAAATCCTGCAG aAAGCTGCAAAGCTCCTAAGAAATTTGTGTCATGTTCTGACAGTTTAGACAACAAATATGGAGCCGCCTGTGCCCCTACCTGTCAGATGTTGGCTACTGGAATTGAATGT ATACCTACTAAGTGTGAATCAGGCTGCATCTGTGCTGATGGGCTATATGAAAATCTCGATGGCAGGTGTGTTCCAGCTGAGGACTGTCCATGTGAATATGGTGGTCTTGCATATGGAAAAGGTGAACAGATCCAAACTGAGTGCGAGATCTG TACTTGCACAAAAGGCAAATGGAAATGTGCTCAGAAATCAAAGTGTTCCTCAACCTGCAATCTGTATGGAGAAGGCCACATCACCACTTTTGATGGACAACGTTTTGTGTTTGATGGCAACTGTGAATACATATTAGCTATG gatggttgcagTGTTAATAGACCTGTTTCCTCTTTCAAAATTGTTACTGAGAATGTCATCTGTGGGAAAACAGGGGTTACGTGCTCCAGATCCATCAGCATTTACTTTGGG aatttgacATTAATACTGCGAGATGAAACCTTCACTGTTTCTGGAGAAAACCCTGGAGTACGATATAATGTGAAAAATAATGCCCTTCACCTGATGTTTGATATCATTATCCCAGGAAAATACAACATGACCCTTATCTGGAATAAGCACATGAACTTCTTCATCAAGATCTCCAGAGAAACACAG GAAACTATATGTGGTTTGTGTGGGAACTATAATGGCAACATGAAAGATGATTTTGAAACTCGAAGCAAATATGTGGCATCAAATGAACTGGAATTTGTCAATTCTTGGAAAGAGAACCCTCTCTGCGGAGATGTATACTTTGTAGTGGACCCCTGTAGCAAGAACCCTTATCGTAAAGCATGGGCAGAAAAGACATGTTCCATCATCAACAGCCAAGTCTTTTCTGCCTGTCACAATAAG GTGAATCGTATGCCCTATTATGAGGCCTGTGTTCGAGACTCTTGTGGTTGTGACATTGGAGGGGACTGTGAATGCATGTGCGATGCCATTGCAGTATATGCCATGGCGTGCTTAGATAAAGGTATCTGCATTGACTGGAGGACCCCTGAGTTCTGTC CTGTCTATTGTGAATATTACAATTCTCATCAAAAAATAGGAAGTGGTAATGCTTACTCCTATGGCTACAACAATGGCAACTGCACCTGGCATTACAGGCCTTGTAATTGTCCAAATCAAAACTACAAATATGTCAACATTGAAG GCTGTTACAACTGCTCTCATGATGAATACTTCGACTATGAGAAAGAAAGATGCATGCCATGTG TAATGAGAAGCTCTACCACAAGTACCCTATCAACAGTACCTAGTAGTTCTTCTTCTGCAACTGCTGTATCAACTAAGACTACAAATCCAACAATAACCTCAAGAATCACAGTTCCACGAACTTCATCAGCATCACATCCTGTCACAATAAAGTCAACAACTG CAAGGGAGCCAACCAGAGCTAAGACTCCAACTAGTAAAGTAGTAACAG CCTTCACCCACAAAAAGATAACCATGCCACACATTGTGCTGCCACTGACGACGCAAAAGACCACTGCCAGTGCATCCACAAGTGTCACCTCCAAGACCTCTGTCTCCCAAGAAGCCAGACCTGCCACCAGTACAGAAGTCATGCTGACAAGGATATCAACAAGTCCCAGCTCTCCATCTGCCCCCAGCACCCTGCTAAGCACCTGGTTGCCATCGACTGCCATGTCCACAGTCTCCTCCACCACAGAACCAACCATCAGCCCCAAGCCTACAGCATCCACAACCTCCACAGTTAAAACCAGCCCACTGCCTTCGCCTGCATCTTCCCCCTCTCCAGCTGTGTCTTCTACATGGCTGAGCTCCTCACAACCTG CTTTCATCCACAAAAAGACAACTGTGCCACACATTGTGCCACTTCTGACCACGCAAAAGACCACTGTCAGTGCGTTCACAAGCAGCACCTCCAAGACCTCTGTCTCCAGAGAAGCCAGACCTGCCACTGGCACAGAAGTCACACTGAAAAGAACATCTCCAAGTCCCAGCTCTCTGCCTGCTCCCAGCACCTCACTCAGCACCCAGTTGCCATCAGCTGCCACTTCCACAGTGTCCTCCTCCATCTCAGCACCAACCACGAGCCCCAAGTCTACACCTACGACACTAAAGCACAGGCCCTCTTCCACAACAAGTGCTCCAAAAGAATCCCCTGCACCAGAGTCATCCACATCCTCCACAGCCAAAACCAGCCCACTGCCTTCACCTGCATCTTCCCCCTCCTCAACTGTGTCCTCTACATGGCTGAGCTCCTCACACCCTG CAGCATTCACTCATGAAAAGACAAGCATGCCATACATTGTGCCACCACTGACTACGGAAAAGACGACTGCCACCAGCTACACCAGCAGCACGTCCAAGACCTCTTACACCCGAGAGGCCAAACCTGCCACCAGCACAGAAGTCATGCTGACAAGGACGTCTCCAAGTCCCAGCTCGTCagctgcccccagcagccccctcaGCACCCAGTGGCCACTGGCTACCACTTCCACAGTCTTCTCCACCTCAGCACCAACCACCAGCCCCAAGTCTACACCTACGACACTAAAGCACAGGCCCTCTTCCACAACAACGAGTGCTCCAAAAGAATCCCCTGCACCAGAGTCATCCACAACCTCCACAGCCAAAACCAGCCCACTGCCTTCACCTGCATCTTCCCCCTCCTCAACTGTGTCCTCTACATGGCTGAGCTCCTCACACCCTG CAGCCTTCACCCACAAAAAGACATCCATGCCACATGTTGTGCCACCGCTGATCACACTTAAGACGACTGCCACCACCTTCACCAGCAGCACCTCCAGGACCTCTGTCTCCAGAGAAATCAGCCCTGCCACCAGCACAGAAGTCACGCTGACTAGCATGTCTCCAAGTCCCAGCTCTACACATGCCACCAGCACCCCTCTAAGCACCCAGTCACCGTCAGCTTCCACTTCCCCAGTCTTCTCCACCTCAGCACCAACCACCAGCCCCAAGCCTACACCTACAACCCTAAAGCACAGGCCCTCTTCCACAACAACGAGTGCTCCAAAAGAATCCCCTGCACCAGAATCATCCACACCCTCCACAGCCAAAACCAGCCCACTGCCTTCACCTGCATCTTCCCCCTCCTCAACTGTGTCCTCTACATGGCTGAGCTCCTCACACCCTG